The sequence ACCGGAATGCCCGGCGCTGGCGCGGAATATCGAGAGCCTCGGTGCCTGATCGATCCTTGTAGGAGCGCGCCATGCGCGCGAATCGCGGCCATGGGCCGCTCCTACAACATCCACGGAAGTGCTCCTGTAGGAGCGGACCTTGTCTGCGATAACCGGAATGCCCGGCGCGATTCGCGGATGAGATCCGCTCCTACAGGTTCTGCCGTCAGGCGACTTCCATCAGCTTCGCGTAGGCCTTCAGGTGGTGGTCGTCGTCGCCGAGCTGGTGGCTGAAGCTCACCAGGCGCTTGGCGTGGTGCGCGAGCACGTATTCCCAGGTCATGCCGATGCCGCCGTGCAGCTGGATCGCCTGCTCGGCGATGAAGCGCCCGGCGCGGGTGACGATGAACTTGGCCGCCGCCAGGGTGCGGCTGCGTTCGGCGCTGTCCGGCTGGTCGGCCACGCAGGCGGCGAGGATGGCCATGCTGGTGGCCTGCTCCAGCTCGCTGCGCATGTCGACCATGCGGTGCTGCAGCACCTGGAACTTGCCGATCGGCACGCCGAACTGCTTGCGCGTCTTCAGGTAGTCGAGGGTCAGGTCGCAGGCTTCCTGCATGCTGCCCAGGGCCTCGGCGCACTGGCCGGCGATGGCGCGCCCTTGCTGGTATTGCAGCGCGGCCAGGGCTTCGCCAGGAACACCGACCGCCTCACCCAGCGCGCCGTCGAGGAACAGATCGCAGGCGCCCTGCCCGTCGATGGTCGGATAGGCGCGGCGCTGCACGCCGGGCTGGTCCGGATCGACGAGGAACAGGCCGATGCCCTGCTCGTCCCGCGCATTTCCGGCGGTGCGTGCCGACACCAGGATCGCCGTGGCGCTCTGCC is a genomic window of Pseudomonas knackmussii B13 containing:
- a CDS encoding acyl-CoA dehydrogenase family protein; translated protein: MDFKLSEEQQMLQDTAARLVRDEYPFDKREAFSESALGYSADFWRQLGELGLTSVSLPEAYGGFGGGVDSMLVLTELGRGLCLEPYLQSVVHAGGLIAQLGSDAQKDHWLPRIASAEAQFAVALEEPQSHYQLHDVQTRAETAGAGWKLSGRKAVVIGGQSATAILVSARTAGNARDEQGIGLFLVDPDQPGVQRRAYPTIDGQGACDLFLDGALGEAVGVPGEALAALQYQQGRAIAGQCAEALGSMQEACDLTLDYLKTRKQFGVPIGKFQVLQHRMVDMRSELEQATSMAILAACVADQPDSAERSRTLAAAKFIVTRAGRFIAEQAIQLHGGIGMTWEYVLAHHAKRLVSFSHQLGDDDHHLKAYAKLMEVA